In a genomic window of Littorina saxatilis isolate snail1 linkage group LG6, US_GU_Lsax_2.0, whole genome shotgun sequence:
- the LOC138969610 gene encoding uncharacterized protein, whose protein sequence is MQGLKAVCNYLLSSAGFDYVVLRELQSDRLEGEFSVYRASTGSNAFMTAGDVFAACKKRLARYAASYLQSIELQSEPQKHICLGDVIAEDADVIEGCISGVTLTVNEESSCAYVAGWLESKCDLTFDEEEPVVTSEVKDFIETVSRGSLTIPHDCTFQLVQLGLCFVKQARHRACCRKRLSNILSIMASYHSIDMDYPQMYRRLSNVLLNGLHNLEKDNQKNAVLLQTSVKRARLAD, encoded by the coding sequence ATGCAGGGACTGAAAGCAGTCTGCAACTACCTCCTTTCATCAGCGGGCTTTGACTATGTTGTGCTGCGTGAACTACAAAGTGACCGTTTAGAGGGAGAATTCTCTGTATACAGGGCGTCAACTGGATCAAATGCCTTCATGACGGCCGGTGATGTGTTTGCAGCATGCAAGAAGCGCCTCGCCCGGTACGCTGCATCCTACCTCCAGTCCATTGAGCTCCAGTCTGAGCCCCAGAAACACATCTGCTTGGGGGATGTCATCGCGGAGGATGCAGATGTGATAGAGGGGTGCATTTCAGGGGTGACCCTCACTGTGAATGAGGAGAGCAGCTGTGCATACGTGGCTGGGTGGCTGGAGAGCAAATGTGACTTGACATTTGATGAGGAGGAACCAGTTGTGACAAGTGAGGTGAAGGACTTTATTGAGACTGTTTCACGAGGATCCCTCACAATTCCTCATGACTGCACCTTTCAACTGGTTCAACTTGGACTGTGCTTTGTGAAGCAGGCGCGTCATCGTGCATGCTGCCGCAAACGACTCTCCAACATCCTCTCCATCATGGCCAGCTACCACAGCATCGACATGGACTACCCCCAGATGTACCGTCGTCTGTCCAATGTTCTTCTTAATGGATTACACAACCTTGAGAAAGACAATCAGAAGAATGCTGTGCTGCTCCAGACATCCGTGAAGAGGGCTCGGTTGGCGGATTGA